In Drosophila yakuba strain Tai18E2 chromosome 2R, Prin_Dyak_Tai18E2_2.1, whole genome shotgun sequence, a single genomic region encodes these proteins:
- the LOC6531546 gene encoding zinc finger HIT domain-containing protein 3: MESCINCVDNLRKYKCSKCSAPYCSVACYRAHKDSPQCVARESEVKKTEVGYQEEPTLHVPFPTDDTVAADKLQQLENCQDLRNLLHNPHLRSLLQQIDVAINAQTAMMAAMQEPLFVEFANACLQVVEPMTDAERAEIELYS, translated from the exons ATGGAAAGTTGCATTAATTGCGTGGATAACTTGCGAAAATACAAGTGCAGCAAATGCTCGGCTCCCTA CTGCTCTGTGGCTTGTTATAGGGCACACAAAGATTCGCCCCAATGCGTGGCCAGGGAATCGGAGGTAAAGAAGACTGAAGTTGGCTACCAGGAGGAACCTACGCTCCATGTGCCATTCCCCACCGACGACACAGTGGCCGCGGACAAGCTCCAGCAATTAG AGAACTGCCAGGACCTACGCAATTTGCTCCATAATCCACACCTGCGTTCGCTGCTCCAGCAGATCGATGTGGCCATCAATGCGCAGACAGCCATGATGGCCGCCATGCAGGAGCCACTCTTTGTGGAGTTCGCCAATGCCTGTCTGCAGGTCGTCGAGCCGATGACGGATGCGGAGCGCGCTGAAATTGAGTTGTACTCCTGA
- the LOC6531547 gene encoding uncharacterized protein LOC6531547 isoform X2 encodes MLRRRSAANNKPDLLSLPDDVLIIILSNLDLKTQLQLKHLHFRFKRLMPHVWRAHNKSAHISLIEMHLSNKDLRFFLESTQQTLSTLRFKMNKRSNFELLTSYSFPNLKDFRFSTHSFTLNDADLSKMFKTFPNLTTFSPHGKFTGKHFEEFQCLEHLTVSYCSKFEVTNLIQILKTRKIKSLKLGIFEADQISNTQLPWEGIRNLEFLQCYREEMMMWFLSKLEHLTHLKKIFICGLLRSGDLRQMLISAKRSSINMIELNKSISIADETRGLNVAIKTLKVAKYGMHACEHLRINTNELYIQNSVCVSGHEFETLIQNLKTQQILGLSHCTFVFEDFRFDAQKLGENRTTTLNVYVDQNVYRSHPAEDAIPMTWIVHGEHKFFKLHMEHPKITFNSDPLSIYFD; translated from the exons ATGCTGCGACGACGTAGTGCTGCG AATAACAAGCCCGACTTACTAAGCCTGCCCGACGATGTTCTCATTATTATTCTGAGTAATCTCGACCTAAAGACGCAGCTACAACTGAAACACTTGCATTTCCGGTTTAAAAGATTAATGCCGCATGTCTGGCGTGCTCATAACAAGTCTGCACATATATCCTTGATTGAAATGCACCTGAGCAATAAGGATCTGCGTTTCTTCCTGGAAAGTACACAACAAACCCTTAGTACACTACggtttaaaatgaataaaagatCAAATTTCGAACTGCTTACTAGCTATAGTTTTCCAAATCTTAAGGATTTTCGCTTCTCAACGCATTCGTTTACGTTGAATGATGCGGATTTGTCAAAAATGTTCAAGACTTTTCCAAATCTGACAACTTTTAGCCCACATGGAAAGTTCACTGGCAAACACTTTGAAGAATTTCAATGTCTCGAGCACCTCACGGTCTCCTACTGCAGCAAATTTGAAGTCACTAACTTGATACAGATCCTGAAAaccagaaaaataaaatcccTCAAGCTGGGAATCTTCGAAGCTGACCAGATATCGAATACACAACTGCCCTGGGAAGGGATTCGAAATCTAGAGTTTCTGCAGTGCTACCGCGAGGAAATGATGATGTGGTTTCTATCGAAACTGGAACATCTCACGCACTTGAAGaagatatttatttgtggTCTCCTAAGGTCCGGCGATCTGAGACAGATGCTGATATCTGCAAAGAGAAGCTCCATTAATATGATCGAGTTAAACAAGAGTATCTCCATTGCTGATGAGACTCGCGGCCTAAATGTGGCTATTAAGACCCTGAAGGTGGCAAAGTATGGCATGCATGCGTGTGAGCATCTTCGCATTAATACCAACGAATTGTATATACAAAATTCGGTTTGTGTAAGCGGACATGAGTTTGAGACCCTAATACAAAACCTTAAAACGCAACAGATCCTCGGTTTATCCCACTGCACTTTTGTGTTCGAGGACTTTAGATTTGATGCACAGAAATTGGGGGAAAACCGTACCACAACACTTAATGTTTATGTGGATCAAAACGTGTATCGCAGCCATCCTGCAGAGGATGCCATCCCCATGACGTGGATAGTGCACGGGGAACATAAGTTTTTCAAGCTGCACATGGAGCATCCAAAAATCACTTTCAACTCCGATCCACTTTCGATATACTTTGATTAA
- the LOC6531547 gene encoding uncharacterized protein LOC6531547 isoform X1, protein MQQWSSTTNNNKPDLLSLPDDVLIIILSNLDLKTQLQLKHLHFRFKRLMPHVWRAHNKSAHISLIEMHLSNKDLRFFLESTQQTLSTLRFKMNKRSNFELLTSYSFPNLKDFRFSTHSFTLNDADLSKMFKTFPNLTTFSPHGKFTGKHFEEFQCLEHLTVSYCSKFEVTNLIQILKTRKIKSLKLGIFEADQISNTQLPWEGIRNLEFLQCYREEMMMWFLSKLEHLTHLKKIFICGLLRSGDLRQMLISAKRSSINMIELNKSISIADETRGLNVAIKTLKVAKYGMHACEHLRINTNELYIQNSVCVSGHEFETLIQNLKTQQILGLSHCTFVFEDFRFDAQKLGENRTTTLNVYVDQNVYRSHPAEDAIPMTWIVHGEHKFFKLHMEHPKITFNSDPLSIYFD, encoded by the exons ATGCAACAATGGAGCAGTACTACAAAT AATAACAAGCCCGACTTACTAAGCCTGCCCGACGATGTTCTCATTATTATTCTGAGTAATCTCGACCTAAAGACGCAGCTACAACTGAAACACTTGCATTTCCGGTTTAAAAGATTAATGCCGCATGTCTGGCGTGCTCATAACAAGTCTGCACATATATCCTTGATTGAAATGCACCTGAGCAATAAGGATCTGCGTTTCTTCCTGGAAAGTACACAACAAACCCTTAGTACACTACggtttaaaatgaataaaagatCAAATTTCGAACTGCTTACTAGCTATAGTTTTCCAAATCTTAAGGATTTTCGCTTCTCAACGCATTCGTTTACGTTGAATGATGCGGATTTGTCAAAAATGTTCAAGACTTTTCCAAATCTGACAACTTTTAGCCCACATGGAAAGTTCACTGGCAAACACTTTGAAGAATTTCAATGTCTCGAGCACCTCACGGTCTCCTACTGCAGCAAATTTGAAGTCACTAACTTGATACAGATCCTGAAAaccagaaaaataaaatcccTCAAGCTGGGAATCTTCGAAGCTGACCAGATATCGAATACACAACTGCCCTGGGAAGGGATTCGAAATCTAGAGTTTCTGCAGTGCTACCGCGAGGAAATGATGATGTGGTTTCTATCGAAACTGGAACATCTCACGCACTTGAAGaagatatttatttgtggTCTCCTAAGGTCCGGCGATCTGAGACAGATGCTGATATCTGCAAAGAGAAGCTCCATTAATATGATCGAGTTAAACAAGAGTATCTCCATTGCTGATGAGACTCGCGGCCTAAATGTGGCTATTAAGACCCTGAAGGTGGCAAAGTATGGCATGCATGCGTGTGAGCATCTTCGCATTAATACCAACGAATTGTATATACAAAATTCGGTTTGTGTAAGCGGACATGAGTTTGAGACCCTAATACAAAACCTTAAAACGCAACAGATCCTCGGTTTATCCCACTGCACTTTTGTGTTCGAGGACTTTAGATTTGATGCACAGAAATTGGGGGAAAACCGTACCACAACACTTAATGTTTATGTGGATCAAAACGTGTATCGCAGCCATCCTGCAGAGGATGCCATCCCCATGACGTGGATAGTGCACGGGGAACATAAGTTTTTCAAGCTGCACATGGAGCATCCAAAAATCACTTTCAACTCCGATCCACTTTCGATATACTTTGATTAA
- the LOC6531548 gene encoding cyclin-dependent kinase 5 homolog, which translates to MQKYDKMEKIGEGTYGTVFKGRNRDTMEIVALKRVRLDEDDEGVPSSALREICLLKELKHKNIVRLIDVLHSDKKLTLVFEHCDQDLKKYFDSLNGEIDMAVCRSFMLQLLRGLAFCHSHNVLHRDLKPQNLLINKNGELKLADFGLARAFGIPVKCYSAEVVTLWYRPPDVLFGAKLYTTSIDMWSAGCILAELADAGRPLFPGSDVLDQLMKIFRVLGTPNEDSWPGVSHLSDYVALPSFPAITSWSQLVPRLNSKGRDLLQKLLICRPNQRISAEAAMQHPYFTDSSSSGH; encoded by the exons ATGCAAAAGTACGACAAAATGGAGAAGATCGGGGAGGGCACCTATGGCACGGTGTTCAAGGGCCGCAACCGCGACACCATGGAAATAGTGGCCCTGAAACGGGTGAGACtcgacgaggacgacgagggTGTGCCCAGTTCCGCCCTCCGGGAGATCTGCCTGCTGAAG GAGCTGAAGCACAAGAACATTGTGCGCCTCATAGACGTCCTGCACTCGGACAAGAAACTCACCCTGGTCTTCGAGCACTGCGACCAGGACCTCAAGAAGTACTTCGACAGCCTCAACGGGGAGATCGACATGGCCGTCTGTCGGAGCTTTATGCTCCAACTGCTGCGCGGATTGGCCTTCTGCCACAG CCATAATGTCCTGCATCGCGATCTGAAGCCACAGAACCTGCTGATCAACAAAAACGGCGAACTAAAGCTGGCTGACTTTGGTCTGGCTAGAGCCTTTGGCATTCCCGTCAAGTGCTACTCCGCCGAGGTGGTGACCCTGTGGTACCGACCTCCCGATGTCCTGTTTGGAGCCAAGCTTTACACAACCAGCATAGACATGTGGTCGGCTGGATGCATTTTGGCCGAACTGGCGGACGCTGGGCGACCGCTGTTCCCTGGGTCTGATGTGCTCGACCAGCTGATGAAGATCTTCCGAGTGCTGGGCACCCCCAACGAGGACTCCTGGCCAGGCGTTTCGCACCTCTCCGACTACGTGGCGCTTCCAT CCTTTCCGGCCATCACCTCGTGGAGTCAACTGGTACCTAGGCTAAATTCCAAGGGACGCGacctgctgcaaaagctgctCATCTGCCGGCCAAATCAGCGAATCAGCGCGGAGGCAGCGATGCAGCATCCTTACTTCACGGACAGCAGCTCCTCGGGCCACTGA